The sequence below is a genomic window from Campylobacter ornithocola.
CATACTTTTACAAATACCTACACTATTATTACCATTAAGCAAAATGGGAATTTTTTTATCTATTTTAAATTCCTTTTCAATTTCTTGATAAGTAAAACCAAAATCTTGACTTAAATGAGCTGCTGTAACAATAAGCTGCAAAGTTAATTCATTATCTTGTTTGATGTATTTGCATAAATTTCTTAACAAATACCACTCAGCTCTAGTGCCACTAATAATACAAATTTTTCTATTCATCAATTAACTCATCTTCAGCATATTCTCTACTAGCAATTTTACCTAAATATTTATCATATTCCATAGCACAAATTCCATCCCCTGGTCGCTTTGTAGTAAGGTTTTCTTCGCTAAAACATTCGCCTTTTTTTATAGCTTTTTTAGCCACAAGAGACTTTCTAGCAATGACTTTATTTTTGCTTTCGCTTTTACTTGGAATTTTAATACCATCTCCAAAAGCTTGTTCTAACTCTCTTATAGATTTAATCATAGCTTTTAATTCTTCAGGTTCTAAGGATGCTTGATGATCAGGCCCTTGCATACTTTTATCTAAAGTAAAATGTTTTTCTATCACGCAAGCTCCCATAGCTACAGCTGCTATAGGTATAGTTATACCCAAAGTGTGATCAGAATATCCCACAGGCAAGCAAAAAGCTTTTTTTAAGGTTTGCATAGCCCTTAAATTTACATCTTCAAAAGGCGTAGGGTATTCAGTGTTACAATGTAAAATGATGATTTTATCTCTTTGGGTTCCATTTTGCACCAAAATATCTAAAACTTTTTCAATCTCACCTAAAGTAGCCATTCCAGTTGATAAGATGATATTTTTATTAAAACTAGCAATTTTTTTTAAGTAAGGAAGGTTGGTTAATTCTCCGCTTGGAATTTTAAAAATTTCTATATCAAACTTTACAAGCAAATCAATACTTTCTAAGTCAAAAGCAGTAGAAAGAAATTTAATATTAAATTTTTTACAATGTTCTATTAAAATTTCATGATCTTGTTTAGAAAGTTCTAATTTTTTAACCATATCAAGCTGGCTTTGATTTTCATCAGTAGTTTGGAGTTGATACTCTGCTTTTTTAGCATTTTTGCTTATGCAATTTTTAGCTACAAAAGTTTGAAATTTCACAAAATCAGCCCCAGCTTCACTAGCTACTTCTATAAGCCTTTTGGCTAAATTTATATCGCCATTATGATTAACTCCAGCTTCTGCTATGATTAAGGTTTTATTGTATTTCATTTTTTAATTTATATTCTCCAAATTCGTTCTTATAAAATAACTCTTTATTATAATGCTTTTCTACTATACTCCAAAATTTAGATTTTGAAATACCTAAAAAATCACAAAAATCTTCTATACATTTATTATCCAAATTATGATCTTTTTGTTTTACAATTTTTACGGCTTCATCTCTGCTTAAAAGTCCATATCTTATAAATCTAGCCGCATAATCACTAGCCATGGCATGGCCAAATTTTGGGTATTTCATCCATGGATGAATTAAATAAGCAATACTATCAACTTGATCAAAATTTTCAGCACAATGTTTCCTGTCCCATTCTCCATTTAAATCACTAAAGCCTCTATTTTTAGCAAAAACATAATTAGAATAAGAATTCCACTTAACAAAATAACTCAAGTATATAGGATGAAGATTACCTATATCGTCTTTTTGTGGATCAAAAAACAATTGCAAATTCTCTTCCTTTATTTCATCATCTATAAATTCATTAATATCCAAATCACTCGCTACCCCATTTAAAAAAATACCACTTGCATCAGGAGTTTCGACGTTGTCATTCCCGCCATATTCATATGAAATATTTTCTCCATAGACAAGCAAAGGTGTGTTAAATTTCAAAGCCATAGCAAAAGGGTAAGAGTAGATTAATCTATCTATAAACCAAGTAGGTTTTCCATACTTTTCAAAGGTTTTCAGCATAACTTTTTTTTGAGTTTTTATATCAGGTTTTAAACTTATAAGATGACAACCAAATTCTTCAGAAATATTTTTTAAATTTTTCTTCCCAGCTTCAGTCATAGTAAAATTATCTTCTACGCTAAATAAAATAGGATTCATTCCTAGTTTCTCTTTCATAATATGTACTTGAAAATGAGAATCTTTACCCCCACTTACCGCAATAGCACAATCATACTCACACTTACCATTCATTCTTCTATATTTATCACAAAGTTTTTCTAATTCTTTAAATCTAGCTTCATAATCAATATTTTCTTTATTTTGATGATTTACACAAGCTGAACAAATATTTTTTCCATTTTTATCTTTACTAAATTTTATTCCTGGTCTCGTATCTGGCATCACACAATAATCACAATATTTCATCGTTATACTCCTTTCATATATACTATACTATTTTCATCTAAAATACTACCATGTTTTAAATGAGTATTTGACCCTAAAAAACTATGCTGCTTTATCAAACAACCCCCATTAACAACACTAGCTGTACTAATATGACAAAAATTTTCAATTATAACATCATGTTCAACCAATGCCTTTGAATTTATTATACAACCTTTACCTACCTTGACATTTGTATTTACCAAGGCATGATGCATTATTATACTTGCCTCATCAATAAAAGATCTTTTTGACACATGAGCAAGCGGCGAAATAATAGTTGGCAATCTAAAACCTATAGTTTTCAACTTATCATAAATTTGCACTCTTGGCAATGAAGTTTTAATTTGTCCAATACCAATTAAGGCATATTTATATTCTTTAAATAATTTTTTTAAATCATCATCATTCCCAAGCAATGGATAATACGCACTTTCTATACCATTATCCACAAAACCAGCAATTTCAAATTTACCCTCAAGCTCTATAACTTCCATACACGCTCTTGCATGTCCTCCAGCTCCAATAATGATTATTTTTTCTTTCACAAAAATCCTAAATATTATAAATATCACTTTTATATTTTTTTAAATTTAAAGGATTACTAAACCATTCTATAGTTTGACTTAAGCCTTTTTCTATATCATATTGTGGTGAAAAGTTAGTAAGGTTTTTGATCTTGCTATTGTCACACCATAGCCTAAATACTTCACTATTTTCAGGCCTTATGCGTTCATTTTCTGTGATAAATTCTACATTTGATTTCATAAGTTTTTTAATGAGTTCTAAAGTATCTTTTATGCTTATTTCATAATTTGATCCTATATTTACCACTTCACCTATAGCCTTTTGACATTTAGCTAACTCTAAAAACCCTAAACAAGTATCTTTTACATAATTAAAATCTCTAGTAGGACTTACATCTCCAAGCTTTATTTGCTTAGCTCCATTTGCAATTTGAGTGATGATAGTTGGAATCACCGCTCTTGCACTTTGCCTTGGGCCATAGGTATTAAAAGGTCTTGCTATGGTCAGTGGGAGATTGAAAGCATTATAAAAACTCATTGCCATAGCATCAGCACCTATTTTACTTGCTGAATATGGACTTTGTGCTTGCAAAGGATGTTTTTCATCAATAGGCACATACAAAGCCGTACCATAAACCTCACTTGTACTTGTGTGAATAATACGCTTTACATTATTTTCTAATGCACTTTGACAGATATTTAAAGTACCTTTTATATTAACATCTACATAACTATCTGGAGCAACATAAGAAAAAGGTATGGCTATTAAAGCTGCTAAATGAAAGATAATTTCTACATCTTTAGTGATGTTTTTGCAAAAATGTGGATCTCTAATATCTCCACAAACTACTTCAATATCATTTAAACACTCTATATCTTCAAGCCAACCCCAATAATTAAAAGAATTATACTGACTCAAAGCTTTGATTTTATAACCATAAAATAGAGAGGTTTTATCCTTACTTTCTTTATAAAGCATTTCAACTAAATGTGAACCTATAAAACCATCTGCACCTGTGATTAATATATTTTTTTTCATAAATTAAATCTCATCTATAAAATTTACTTGATAAATAATGCTTTAATGCTCTAGGTGTTCTTAAGAATCCATAAAAAAGATTTA
It includes:
- the neuB gene encoding N-acetylneuraminate synthase; translation: MKYNKTLIIAEAGVNHNGDINLAKRLIEVASEAGADFVKFQTFVAKNCISKNAKKAEYQLQTTDENQSQLDMVKKLELSKQDHEILIEHCKKFNIKFLSTAFDLESIDLLVKFDIEIFKIPSGELTNLPYLKKIASFNKNIILSTGMATLGEIEKVLDILVQNGTQRDKIIILHCNTEYPTPFEDVNLRAMQTLKKAFCLPVGYSDHTLGITIPIAAVAMGACVIEKHFTLDKSMQGPDHQASLEPEELKAMIKSIRELEQAFGDGIKIPSKSESKNKVIARKSLVAKKAIKKGECFSEENLTTKRPGDGICAMEYDKYLGKIASREYAEDELIDE
- a CDS encoding N-acetyl sugar amidotransferase, which translates into the protein MKYCDYCVMPDTRPGIKFSKDKNGKNICSACVNHQNKENIDYEARFKELEKLCDKYRRMNGKCEYDCAIAVSGGKDSHFQVHIMKEKLGMNPILFSVEDNFTMTEAGKKNLKNISEEFGCHLISLKPDIKTQKKVMLKTFEKYGKPTWFIDRLIYSYPFAMALKFNTPLLVYGENISYEYGGNDNVETPDASGIFLNGVASDLDINEFIDDEIKEENLQLFFDPQKDDIGNLHPIYLSYFVKWNSYSNYVFAKNRGFSDLNGEWDRKHCAENFDQVDSIAYLIHPWMKYPKFGHAMASDYAARFIRYGLLSRDEAVKIVKQKDHNLDNKCIEDFCDFLGISKSKFWSIVEKHYNKELFYKNEFGEYKLKNEIQ
- a CDS encoding acetyltransferase gives rise to the protein MKEKIIIIGAGGHARACMEVIELEGKFEIAGFVDNGIESAYYPLLGNDDDLKKLFKEYKYALIGIGQIKTSLPRVQIYDKLKTIGFRLPTIISPLAHVSKRSFIDEASIIMHHALVNTNVKVGKGCIINSKALVEHDVIIENFCHISTASVVNGGCLIKQHSFLGSNTHLKHGSILDENSIVYMKGV
- a CDS encoding NAD-dependent 4,6-dehydratase LegB, coding for MKKNILITGADGFIGSHLVEMLYKESKDKTSLFYGYKIKALSQYNSFNYWGWLEDIECLNDIEVVCGDIRDPHFCKNITKDVEIIFHLAALIAIPFSYVAPDSYVDVNIKGTLNICQSALENNVKRIIHTSTSEVYGTALYVPIDEKHPLQAQSPYSASKIGADAMAMSFYNAFNLPLTIARPFNTYGPRQSARAVIPTIITQIANGAKQIKLGDVSPTRDFNYVKDTCLGFLELAKCQKAIGEVVNIGSNYEISIKDTLELIKKLMKSNVEFITENERIRPENSEVFRLWCDNSKIKNLTNFSPQYDIEKGLSQTIEWFSNPLNLKKYKSDIYNI